One window from the genome of Rhodopirellula halodulae encodes:
- the gyrA gene encoding DNA gyrase subunit A, protein MAEDGENQEPGDENAGEVNGSAGNDGQQDGQGGAAENGGGGQVPPGSGPPGGAEPPSGDESGEGASGGDPDGGHGALRMVDLPIEDELRESYLTYAMSVIVSRALPDVRDGLKPSQRRILVAMNDLNLGPGSKRVKCAKISGDTSGNYHPHGESVIYPTLVRMAQEWNMRSLLIDKQGNFGSVAGLPPAAMRYTEARMSSVSAALLEDLKLDTVDFIPTYDEARTEPTVLPSKFPNLLINGSGGIAVGMATSIPPHNPTEVCDALIKLIDEPETSIDELCEIIPGPDFPTGGIICGRAGIRRGYKTGRSTMVVRAKCRIEEMRGNRHRIVVTEIPYQQYRDRIVEKIAALVNGDRIKGISGIRDESDLKEPVRLVIELKRGEDPDVILNQLYQYSPLQDTFSLIFLALVDGKPRELTLKEMLAEFLRHRVTVIRRRTQFLLARARRRKHTVEGLLLALANIDEIIQTIRTSRTQPEAKERLMGIECPASMMQRALGDEGFKQFQLERGESDSYTLTSVQTDEILRMRLGQLVNLEQEKLTNEHAELLKEIADYIDILGSPSRINGIIKDDLEEMKRRFGDKRRTEISHEELGNIDLEDLITEETMVVSISHRGYIKRTPTSVYNTQRRGGKGMKGAKSDDEDPIEHLFVASTHAYLLFFTTAGKVRWQKVYDIPQLARDAKGRAIVNLLQMDEGEQIAECLAVRDFNQPGHSIVMTTKGGLVKKTPLEQYSRPKRGGIIAIKLREGDELVDAAVVGPGEEIIMVTADGMAIRFRESDSRPMGRNTSGVKGISLVDDDAVVGMVVTDPEATLLTVCKNGYGKRTPFGPNLADVDGESDDAADNGDDENSASSSSARYRTQKRGGKGLRDIKTSQRNGKVIGIARVNDDDELFLMTAKGKLQRISAGDISVIGRNTQGVRIMNVDDGDELIAVVRVPAEENAEEVAAPEPAAE, encoded by the coding sequence TTGGCTGAAGACGGCGAAAATCAGGAACCAGGCGACGAAAACGCGGGTGAAGTGAATGGATCCGCTGGCAACGATGGCCAGCAGGACGGGCAGGGCGGTGCTGCTGAAAATGGCGGCGGAGGCCAGGTGCCTCCGGGGAGCGGGCCTCCAGGAGGTGCGGAACCGCCGTCCGGCGATGAATCAGGCGAGGGGGCCTCTGGTGGCGATCCTGACGGAGGACATGGTGCTCTTCGGATGGTCGATCTGCCGATCGAGGACGAGCTGCGTGAGAGCTATCTGACCTACGCCATGAGCGTGATTGTCAGCCGAGCACTTCCCGACGTTCGAGATGGACTGAAACCGTCCCAGCGTCGGATTTTGGTCGCGATGAACGACTTGAATCTCGGCCCCGGCAGCAAGCGAGTTAAATGCGCAAAGATTTCCGGTGACACCTCCGGTAACTATCACCCGCACGGTGAAAGTGTGATCTATCCGACGTTGGTGCGGATGGCTCAGGAATGGAACATGCGGTCGTTGTTGATCGACAAACAGGGGAACTTCGGAAGCGTCGCCGGTTTGCCGCCGGCTGCAATGCGATATACCGAAGCTCGCATGTCCAGCGTGTCGGCAGCTCTGTTGGAAGACCTGAAGCTCGACACCGTCGACTTCATCCCAACCTACGACGAAGCGCGAACCGAACCCACCGTGTTGCCCAGCAAGTTCCCGAACTTGCTGATCAATGGTTCCGGCGGGATCGCCGTCGGGATGGCGACCAGCATTCCACCACACAACCCAACCGAGGTTTGTGATGCGTTGATCAAGTTGATCGACGAGCCCGAAACATCCATCGATGAGCTTTGTGAAATCATTCCTGGTCCGGACTTCCCAACCGGCGGGATCATTTGTGGTCGAGCCGGCATCCGGCGCGGTTACAAGACCGGCCGGAGCACTATGGTGGTGCGGGCGAAATGCCGCATCGAAGAGATGCGCGGCAATCGCCACCGCATCGTGGTCACTGAAATTCCTTACCAGCAGTATCGCGACCGGATCGTGGAAAAGATCGCGGCTCTGGTCAACGGCGACCGGATCAAGGGCATCTCCGGCATCCGCGACGAGAGCGATCTGAAGGAACCCGTTCGTTTGGTGATCGAGCTGAAACGCGGCGAAGATCCCGATGTGATCTTGAACCAGCTCTATCAGTACTCACCGCTGCAAGACACGTTCTCGCTGATTTTCCTGGCGCTCGTCGATGGCAAGCCACGCGAGTTGACGCTGAAGGAAATGCTGGCGGAGTTCCTGCGCCACCGTGTGACTGTGATTCGCCGTCGCACGCAGTTCTTGTTGGCACGGGCTCGACGACGCAAGCACACCGTGGAAGGTTTGTTGCTGGCGCTCGCCAATATCGACGAGATCATTCAAACGATTCGTACCAGCCGGACTCAACCCGAGGCCAAAGAACGTTTGATGGGCATCGAGTGCCCCGCTTCCATGATGCAGCGAGCTCTCGGTGACGAAGGCTTCAAACAGTTCCAGCTCGAACGGGGTGAATCCGATTCGTACACGTTGACCAGCGTCCAGACGGACGAAATTCTGCGAATGCGTTTGGGACAGTTGGTCAACCTCGAGCAAGAGAAGTTGACCAACGAGCATGCGGAGTTGCTGAAAGAGATCGCTGACTACATCGACATCTTGGGCAGCCCGAGTCGCATCAACGGCATCATCAAAGACGACTTGGAGGAGATGAAGCGTCGCTTTGGTGACAAACGACGCACCGAGATCAGCCACGAAGAACTCGGCAACATCGACCTGGAAGATTTGATCACGGAAGAAACCATGGTGGTTTCGATCAGTCACCGTGGTTACATCAAACGGACGCCGACCAGCGTTTACAACACGCAGCGTCGTGGTGGCAAAGGCATGAAAGGTGCCAAGAGCGACGACGAAGATCCAATCGAACACTTGTTCGTCGCCAGCACGCACGCGTACCTGTTGTTCTTTACAACTGCCGGTAAAGTCCGCTGGCAAAAGGTTTACGACATTCCTCAGTTGGCTCGTGATGCCAAGGGACGCGCGATCGTGAACCTGTTGCAAATGGACGAAGGCGAGCAAATTGCCGAATGCTTGGCCGTTCGCGATTTCAACCAACCCGGTCACAGCATCGTGATGACGACCAAAGGCGGGTTAGTCAAGAAAACACCGTTGGAACAATACAGCCGTCCCAAACGGGGTGGCATCATCGCGATCAAGCTTCGCGAGGGCGATGAATTGGTCGACGCCGCGGTGGTCGGACCCGGTGAAGAAATCATCATGGTCACGGCGGATGGCATGGCGATCCGTTTCCGCGAATCTGATTCACGACCCATGGGACGCAATACGTCCGGCGTGAAGGGGATCTCTTTGGTCGACGATGACGCCGTGGTTGGCATGGTGGTCACGGATCCCGAGGCGACGTTGCTGACGGTTTGCAAAAACGGCTACGGAAAACGAACGCCGTTTGGTCCAAACTTGGCCGATGTGGATGGCGAGTCCGACGATGCGGCAGACAACGGCGACGACGAAAACTCCGCGTCCAGCAGTTCCGCTCGCTACCGAACGCAAAAGCGTGGCGGCAAGGGCTTGCGTGACATCAAAACCAGCCAACGCAATGGCAAGGTCATCGGGATCGCTCGCGTCAACGACGACGATGAATTGTTCTTGATGACCGCCAAAGGCAAGCTGCAGCGAATCAGTGCTGGTGACATCAGCGTCATCGGTCGCAACACCCAAGGCGTCCGTATCATGAACGTGGATGACGGTGACGAGTTGATCGCCGTGGTGCGGGTTCCTGCAGAAGAGAATGCTGAGGAAGTCGCTGCTCCCGAACCCGCCGCTGAGTGA
- a CDS encoding alkaline phosphatase family protein, with the protein MSWLFLVSCVAALQAKQPKVLMIGIDGLRRDGFVAANTPHLDALTDRGTLCLDARVTSDDVPQSDTVSGPGWTTFLTGVWADRHGVTDNSFRGRNTETGPHGFALAKLGKPNVQTASYLCWTPLRDHVTTDADIDVVVTPGESDSVSSAWKRADQSLAWSAVPTLVNDHSDWTFVYFGSVDETGHGHGFHPSVPEYLAAIENVDRLVGELMDAVHRRPTYDSEDWLILVSTDHGGEGRGHGGGRENVNVYTVPMIVSGDAANPGTIVPREEGSAPPATVDLVPLALHHLGISIDPAWQLAGSVDGWLKTTADAR; encoded by the coding sequence TTGAGTTGGTTGTTCTTGGTCAGTTGCGTTGCAGCCTTGCAAGCGAAGCAGCCCAAAGTCCTGATGATTGGGATCGATGGTTTGCGTCGCGATGGATTCGTCGCCGCCAACACGCCGCATTTGGATGCGTTGACGGATCGAGGGACGCTGTGTTTGGATGCAAGAGTGACGTCCGACGATGTCCCGCAAAGTGATACCGTCAGCGGTCCGGGGTGGACGACGTTTCTGACGGGGGTCTGGGCGGATCGCCATGGCGTCACCGACAATTCGTTTCGCGGTCGGAATACGGAGACGGGGCCGCACGGGTTTGCTTTGGCCAAACTTGGTAAACCCAATGTGCAAACTGCATCGTATCTATGTTGGACGCCTCTGCGAGATCACGTGACGACCGATGCTGATATCGACGTGGTGGTCACGCCCGGTGAAAGTGACTCGGTTTCCTCGGCTTGGAAACGTGCCGATCAATCTTTGGCGTGGTCAGCGGTGCCGACTTTGGTCAATGATCACTCCGATTGGACGTTCGTCTATTTCGGTTCAGTGGATGAAACGGGACACGGCCACGGATTTCATCCGAGCGTTCCTGAGTATCTGGCCGCGATCGAGAATGTGGATCGTTTGGTTGGCGAATTGATGGATGCGGTTCATCGCCGCCCGACGTATGATTCGGAGGATTGGTTGATCTTGGTCAGTACCGATCATGGCGGTGAGGGCAGGGGGCACGGTGGTGGTCGCGAGAACGTGAATGTTTACACCGTACCGATGATCGTCAGCGGGGACGCGGCCAATCCGGGAACGATTGTTCCTCGTGAGGAAGGATCCGCTCCGCCCGCAACCGTCGATTTGGTTCCGTTGGCTCTGCATCATCTCGGGATCTCAATTGATCCCGCTTGGCAACTGGCGGGCAGCGTGGACGGGTGGCTCAAAACGACCGCCGACGCACGCTGA
- a CDS encoding acylphosphatase: MSTHKQIRKVVRYRGHVQGVGFRANAIHQARGLTIQGFVRNEPDGDVLMDVQGPQEDVLELLKRVANSMERKINDAFIDDRAPLPDREKFSIHP, from the coding sequence ATGAGCACTCACAAACAAATCAGGAAAGTCGTTCGGTACCGCGGACACGTCCAAGGGGTCGGATTCCGGGCCAATGCAATCCACCAGGCGAGAGGGCTGACCATTCAAGGATTCGTTCGCAACGAACCCGATGGAGACGTGCTGATGGACGTGCAAGGGCCGCAAGAAGACGTTTTGGAATTGCTGAAACGCGTCGCGAATTCGATGGAACGAAAGATCAACGACGCATTCATCGACGACCGGGCCCCTTTGCCCGATCGCGAAAAATTTTCAATTCATCCGTGA